In one window of Frigoriglobus tundricola DNA:
- a CDS encoding NPCBM/NEW2 domain-containing protein encodes MPAALRLAVPLVVLLGAAAVPGRAADADAVKEKLFQAKKTYDVELQAFRKAVEDHLNKREDEVRNSGTKKLVDQARAERDRFVSAGEAPPNLPPAVQNPITTARAALNAAYTDAVKEYVRIKEDEAAEAAENEQREFRFTSALAFGKRTHLASLRHYDLKCSNGWFSNNGVCPNKKVKYQVNGEFAPHSIFLHPPTKGTGQVKYPLGGSWTALRATVGVPKIEDNAGHPASALTFEVLGDGKSLWKSEPVTRWNEYQSFAVKVEKVKTLTLLVHSADQAEWARSVFVEPVLFE; translated from the coding sequence ATGCCTGCCGCCCTGCGCCTCGCCGTACCCCTTGTCGTACTACTCGGAGCCGCAGCGGTGCCGGGCCGTGCGGCCGATGCGGACGCGGTGAAGGAGAAGCTGTTTCAAGCGAAGAAGACCTACGACGTCGAGTTGCAGGCGTTCCGCAAAGCGGTCGAGGACCACCTCAACAAGCGCGAGGACGAGGTCCGGAACTCGGGGACCAAGAAACTGGTCGATCAGGCCAGGGCCGAGCGGGACCGGTTCGTCTCCGCCGGTGAGGCGCCCCCGAACCTGCCGCCGGCCGTCCAGAACCCGATCACCACGGCCCGCGCGGCCCTGAACGCGGCCTACACCGACGCGGTCAAGGAGTACGTCCGAATCAAAGAGGACGAGGCCGCCGAGGCCGCCGAAAACGAGCAGCGCGAGTTCCGCTTCACGTCGGCCCTGGCGTTCGGGAAACGGACCCATCTCGCGTCGCTCCGGCATTACGACTTGAAGTGCTCGAACGGCTGGTTCTCGAACAACGGTGTGTGCCCGAACAAGAAGGTAAAATATCAGGTGAACGGCGAGTTCGCACCGCACAGCATCTTCCTGCACCCGCCGACCAAAGGCACCGGGCAAGTGAAGTACCCGCTCGGGGGCAGTTGGACCGCGCTCAGGGCGACGGTCGGGGTGCCCAAGATCGAAGACAACGCCGGACACCCCGCGTCCGCGCTCACTTTTGAGGTGCTGGGCGATGGCAAGTCGCTCTGGAAGTCCGAGCCGGTCACCAGGTGGAACGAGTACCAGTCGTTCGCGGTCAAGGTCGAGAAGGTCAAGACCCTCACCCTGCTCGTCCACAGCGCCGATCAGGCGGAATGGGCGCGGAGCGTGTTCGTCGAGCCGGTCCTGTTCGAATGA
- a CDS encoding BUD32 family EKC/KEOPS complex subunit, translated as MSWPLSHEFNEAVQHPRTAFADPDLQSTEAVVGATGLPLPRSGNFADVYQMRGADKRDWAVKCFTRPVVGLAERYARVSEALAAANFPFTVGFRFLAEGIRVGGQWRPVVTMEWVEGLLLNQVVRENAARPAVLAALGLMWVKLCKRLRETGVAHADLQHGNVLLVPGSRPGAYGLKLIDYDGMYVPALANTPSGEAGHPSFQHPARTATRAYSPDVDRFPHLVILTALQGLVTGGSALWERHDNGDNLLFTEADFRAPHESKLLRELWLTGDPAVQSLVGRLAIACGKPMPQTPWVDELAPEGKPAPLDNDTYRAAAAALGLARPVPIPLPPEPTAPPLELPDHFENLEVAPAPSPEKPPVPPSGSGPLVQAAKSSPKMKGLSKSGSGEKPVPAAVRRAEPERTPRTRTDESERGRNIAGWQIVVAAGVMLVAIAGAVLALRNKPVETAERKPDEEPVNAQTPTPPPVPTAPKEQATRPPDPKPKEPDRTGPKVKTPDPPPKPKDVPPPPVVPEPAVLKPRWTATAGTDGARAALCADAHTVMVGSARSTLITLDLATGTKRPQSAWYGLTGGDNFCTLDDGRVARCTPDETELPTWEVKTWKTTEKIRVPAIPAGSGTAKHAMARPSPDGRFLLVARTASAPGVSPPVPLRVFDTRSEKAVVETDWTCGSAHYTADSLRVLVAEHGGKFRWFQLPAGEPDGDWNYGPPPAGRAHAVTSVNANGRVIGYNGPAKFDADSGPCFIDGKSGTVLHRFGPPYSSRSPVVLSADGRAAAVLKEPVGAEVTIDVVGVPKGEVIARATVPTSGGSPTIFLTGDSRVLLAHDPKTGTLWRFDLP; from the coding sequence ATGAGTTGGCCGCTGTCGCACGAGTTCAACGAGGCGGTTCAGCACCCCCGAACGGCGTTCGCCGACCCCGACCTGCAATCGACGGAGGCAGTGGTCGGGGCGACCGGCCTTCCCCTGCCGCGGTCGGGCAACTTCGCGGACGTCTACCAGATGCGCGGGGCCGACAAGCGCGACTGGGCGGTCAAATGCTTCACCCGCCCGGTCGTCGGCCTGGCCGAGCGGTACGCCCGGGTGAGCGAAGCCCTCGCAGCGGCCAACTTCCCGTTCACGGTCGGGTTCCGGTTTCTGGCCGAAGGGATCCGGGTCGGGGGGCAGTGGCGCCCGGTGGTCACGATGGAGTGGGTCGAGGGCCTGCTCCTCAATCAGGTGGTGCGGGAGAACGCCGCGCGCCCGGCGGTTCTGGCCGCGCTCGGGCTGATGTGGGTGAAACTGTGCAAGCGGCTGCGGGAGACCGGGGTCGCCCACGCCGACCTCCAGCACGGGAACGTGCTCCTGGTGCCGGGATCGCGGCCGGGGGCATACGGGCTGAAGTTGATCGATTACGACGGCATGTACGTTCCGGCGCTGGCCAATACGCCGTCGGGGGAGGCCGGGCACCCGTCGTTCCAGCACCCGGCGCGGACCGCGACGCGGGCGTATTCGCCGGACGTGGACCGGTTCCCGCACCTGGTCATCCTAACGGCGCTTCAGGGGCTGGTAACCGGCGGATCGGCACTGTGGGAGCGGCACGACAACGGCGACAACCTGCTGTTCACCGAGGCCGACTTCCGCGCGCCGCACGAGTCGAAGCTGTTACGCGAACTGTGGCTCACGGGCGATCCGGCCGTGCAGTCGCTGGTGGGGCGCCTGGCGATCGCGTGTGGGAAGCCGATGCCCCAGACCCCGTGGGTGGACGAACTCGCTCCCGAAGGCAAGCCCGCTCCTCTCGACAACGACACCTATCGGGCGGCGGCGGCGGCGCTGGGTCTGGCCAGGCCCGTTCCGATCCCACTGCCGCCCGAGCCGACGGCCCCGCCGCTTGAACTCCCGGATCACTTCGAAAACCTCGAAGTCGCGCCGGCGCCATCTCCTGAGAAGCCCCCCGTACCGCCTAGCGGGTCGGGTCCGCTGGTGCAAGCGGCCAAATCGAGCCCCAAAATGAAGGGGCTCAGTAAATCGGGATCCGGCGAGAAGCCGGTCCCGGCCGCCGTGCGGCGTGCCGAGCCCGAGCGGACCCCACGGACCCGAACAGATGAGTCCGAGCGCGGGCGAAACATTGCCGGATGGCAAATCGTCGTGGCGGCGGGCGTGATGCTGGTGGCCATCGCGGGCGCGGTCCTGGCCCTCCGAAACAAGCCGGTGGAAACGGCGGAGCGCAAACCGGACGAGGAACCGGTGAACGCGCAAACGCCGACGCCCCCGCCTGTTCCGACAGCGCCAAAGGAGCAAGCCACCCGACCACCGGACCCCAAACCGAAAGAACCCGACCGCACCGGCCCGAAGGTGAAAACGCCGGACCCGCCGCCGAAACCCAAGGACGTTCCGCCCCCGCCGGTTGTCCCGGAACCGGCCGTTCTCAAGCCGCGGTGGACGGCGACCGCCGGGACCGATGGCGCCCGAGCGGCACTCTGTGCCGACGCACATACGGTCATGGTCGGCAGCGCGCGGTCCACGCTCATCACCCTCGACCTCGCGACCGGTACGAAGCGTCCGCAGTCCGCCTGGTACGGCCTGACGGGGGGGGACAACTTCTGCACGCTGGACGACGGGCGGGTCGCGCGCTGCACACCGGACGAAACCGAACTGCCGACCTGGGAGGTGAAGACCTGGAAGACGACCGAGAAGATCCGCGTTCCGGCCATCCCGGCGGGGAGCGGCACGGCCAAACACGCGATGGCCCGGCCGTCGCCGGACGGCCGATTCCTTCTGGTCGCACGGACCGCTTCTGCGCCGGGGGTGTCTCCGCCTGTCCCCCTTCGAGTGTTCGATACCCGCTCCGAGAAAGCGGTCGTCGAGACCGACTGGACGTGCGGCTCGGCGCACTACACGGCGGACTCGCTCCGGGTACTCGTCGCGGAACACGGTGGCAAGTTCCGCTGGTTCCAGCTCCCGGCCGGTGAACCGGACGGCGACTGGAACTACGGTCCACCGCCGGCGGGGCGCGCCCACGCGGTGACGAGCGTCAACGCGAACGGGCGGGTCATCGGTTACAACGGCCCGGCGAAGTTCGACGCGGATTCGGGACCGTGTTTCATCGACGGCAAATCTGGCACCGTGCTTCACCGCTTTGGGCCGCCGTACAGCAGTCGCTCCCCGGTCGTTCTTTCGGCCGACGGGCGCGCCGCGGCCGTTCTGAAGGAGCCCGTTGGCGCCGAGGTGACGATCGATGTGGTCGGCGTGCCGAAAGGAGAAGTGATCGCACGGGCCACGGTGCCGACGAGTGGTGGGAGCCCCACCATTTTCCTGACGGGCGACTCCCGCGTGCTGTTGGCCCACGACCCGAAAACCGGAACGCTGTGGCGGTTCGATCTGCCGTAA